In a genomic window of Populus trichocarpa isolate Nisqually-1 unplaced genomic scaffold, P.trichocarpa_v4.1 scaffold_509, whole genome shotgun sequence:
- the LOC112326161 gene encoding uncharacterized protein LOC112326161 isoform X2 — MKGKGVSRDYSRRRIRSGKRTTRSLDNIVVIDVDSDDEFDNVIIIDVPESLQQKLRGSNVVREGRSFPCIISIDDDDDTVDDHEINAQGDGNLDSDGTSSHSSPASDCIGKSVYRDADGCRVAEENRPVFKLRKCNRTYPEKAPSRKRYGLDSDSESDSSEDSTSDCEVMEGSFGEVREQWEKASLKRKSKSCKGLDDQASPCSSHGDVHPNAEVENRTKQNPDPSVCSSSKNVNFEKVNTCASTSTRDGVLGGCSSSAKMENPFANYNQKGESFSRPQKSRTNENIHFHWKSDDLCGGERSMDDSSTSYNKFRTLNGLGTRFPPGPSSWSNQEKDDKQYHHRRACFQDMEQNTATGHSFPNDQSGPNLHSDDGKASVLNEDASLPDGHFLGEKHDVINSQVDSKEEYKEFTQVPSSCKILSNEAQCREKFVSYARSSEDKVVENVIASSCTTQEVSDEKSGHQKMVERAAREKSSQCHDRLGRPGTSNSAEGKEVCTDFASSSQLHHERDPLCALPGARFPYAVKDIINDREKLKETEEYKQAMEEEWAARQQQLQIQAEEAQRLRKRRKAETLRILDMERRQKQRVEEMRETQKKDEENLNIKERFRVEVRKELYRLEVTCINMASLLRGLGIHVEGGFQPLPNQPPILLLLKIVIQKPELMALHFEICILP; from the exons ATGAAAGGGAAGGGAGTATCGAGAGATTATTCTCGACGTAGAATTCGATCTGGAAAGAGAACGACAAGGAGTCTTGATAATATAGTTGTGATTGATGTCGATAGTGATGATGAGTTTGATAATGTTATTATCATTGATGTCCCGGAGTCTTTACAGCAGAAATTAAGAGGTTCTAATGTTGTTAGAGAAGGAAGAAGTTTTCCGTGCATAATAagcattgatgatgatgatgatacagTGGATGATCATGAAATTAATGCGCAAGGTGATGGTAACTTGGATAGTGATGGCACTTCTAGTCACAGCAGTCCTGCCTCTGATTGTATAGGGAAATCTGTTTATAGGGATGCTGATGGTTGTCGAGTTGCTGAGGAGAATAGGCCTGTGTTCAAGTTGAGAAAGTGCAATAGAACTTATCCTGAGAAAGCTCCCTCCAGAAAACGTTATGGTTTAGATTCAGATTCCGAGAGTGATTCGTCTGAAGATAGCACCTCTGACTGTGAAGTCATGGAAGGATCTTTTGGAGAGGTTCGAGAACAGTGGGAAAAGGCTTCCCTGAAGAGAAAATCCAAGTCCTGTAAAGGTCTGGATGACCAGGCTAGTCCATGCAGTTCCCACGGTGATGTTCATCCAAATGCTGAAGTAGAAAACAGAACTAAACAAAATCCAGATCCTTCTGTTTGCTCTAGTTCAAAAAATGTAAATTTTGAGAAAGTGAACACTTGTGCCTCCACTTCCACTAGAGATGGAGTTCTGGGTGGTTGTTCTTCCAGTGCCAAGATGGAAAATCCTTTTGCAAATTATAACCAGAAAGGTGAAAGCTTTTCAAGGCCACAGAAATCAAGAACAAATGAGAATATTCATTTTCATTGGAAGAGCGATGATCTTTGTGGAGGAGAGAGATCCATGGATGATAGTAGTACTTCCTATAACAAGTTTCGAACTTTAAATGGCCTTGGCACTAGGTTTCCTCCAGGGCCTTCTTCATGGTCCAATCAAGAAAAGGATGATAAACAGTATCATCATAGAAGAGCATGTTTTCAGGATATGGAACAAAACACTGCGACAGGGCATTCTTTTCCAAATGACCAAAGTGGACCTAACTTGCACTCAGATGATGGGAAAGCTAGTGTTTTGAATGAAGATGCTTCTTTACCTGATGGTCACTTTCTCGGTGAGAAACATGATGTTATTAACAGTCAAGTTGATTCAAAGGAGGAATATAAAGAATTTACTCAGGTGCCATCTAGTTGCAAGATTCTTTCAAATGAGGCACAATGCAGAGAGAAGTTTGTGTCTTATGCTCGATCATCTGAGGACAAAGTGGTTGAAAATGTTATAGCTTCTTCATGTACTACACAAGAAGTCAGTGATGAGAAATCTGGTCATCAGAAAATGGTTGAAAGAGCTGCCAGGGAAAAGTCTTCACAATGTCACGACAGACTAGGTAGGCCAGGAACATCAAATTCTGCAGAAGGAAAGGAGGTGTGTACTGATTTTGCATCCAGCAGTCAACTTCATCACGAAAGGGATCCGTTATGTGCTTTACCTGGTGCTCGTTTTCCTTATGCTGTAAAGGATATAATCAATGACCGAGAAAAGCTCAAGGAGACTGAAGAATACAAACAAGCAATGGAAGAAGAATGGGCTGCTAGACAGCAGCAGCTACAGATTCAG GCAGAAGAGGCTCAGAGATTGcggaagagaagaaaagctgAAACTTTGCGTATTTTGGACATGGAGAGAAGGCAAAAACAGCGTGTGGAAGAAATGAGAGAGACACAAAAGAAG GATGAAGAGAATTTGAACATCAAGGAGAGATTTCGTGTTGAAGTAAGGAAGGAGCTTTATAGATTGGAGGTTACCTGCATTAACATGGCATCCTTACTTCGTGGCTTGGGAATCCATGTGGAAGGTGGTTTCCAACCCTTGCCAAATCAG CCACCAATTTTGCTTTTACTGAAGATTGTAATTCAGAAACCTGAACTGATGGCTTTACATTTTGAGATATGTATATTACCTTAA
- the LOC127903887 gene encoding ACT domain-containing protein ACR4-like isoform X2 → MSFSNDLDDEYEKLFRRLNPPRVVIDNEACKNATVIRVDSANKHGKLLEVVQVLTDLNLIITKAYVSSDGGWFMDVFNVTDQDGNKVTDEAILDYITKSLGTESCFTSSMGSFGVKQSIDHTAIELTGSDRPGLLSEVSAVLAHLKCNVLNAEVWTHNMRAAAVMQVTDDETGSAITDPEKLSRVKELLCNVLKGSNKYRGARTVVSHGVTHTERRLHQMMFADRDYERANNDVLDEKQRPNVSVVNWYEKDYSVITIRSKDRPKLLFDTVCTLTDMEYVVFHANIDAEGPEAHQEYYIKHVDGSPVKSEAERQRIIQCLEAAIERRVSEGLKLELCTKDRIGLLSDVTRIFRENSLTVTRAEVTTRAGKAVNTFYVSDASGYPVDAKTIDSIRQATGQTILKVKGSPEELKPVSQESPTRFLFGGLFKSRSFVNFGLVKSYS, encoded by the exons ATGAGCTTTTCAAATGATCTGGATGATGAATATGAGAAGCTCTTTAGGAGATTGAATCCACCGAG GGTTGTGATTGATAATGAAGCTTGCAAGAATGCTACTGTTATAAGG GTTGACAGTGCTAACAAACATGGAAAACTTCTTGAAGTTGTTCAAGTCCTCACTGATCTAAACCTTATCATAACCAAAGCTTACGTATCCTCTGATGGTGGATGGTTCATGGATg TTTTTAATGTTACGGATCAAGATGGAAACAAGGTTACCGATGAAGCAATTCTAGATTATATTACAAAG TCGTTAGGGACAGAATCTTGCTTTACATCTTCCATGGGATCTTTTGGGGTTAAACAATCTATAGATCACACTGCAATTGAGTTAACAGGAAGTGACAGACCAGGGCTGCTATCTGAAGTGAGTGCTGTCCTCGCCCATTTAAAATGCAATGTATTGAATGCAGAGGTCTGGACACACAATATGCGGGCAGCAGCCGTGATGCAAGTAACTGATGATGAAACCGGGTCAGCAATTACTGACCCAGAGAAGCTATCGAGGGTCAAGGAACTTCTTTGTAATGTACTGAAGGGCAGTAACAAATATAGGGGAGCTAGGACTGTCGTGTCTCATGGGGTCACCCATACTGAGAGAAGGCTTCACCAAATGATGTTTGCTGATAGGGATTATGAACGAGCTAACAATGATGTATTGGATGAGAAGCAAAGACCTAATGTGAGTGTGGTGAATTGGTATGAGAAGGACTACTCAGTGATAACTATAAGAAGTAAAGATAGACCAAAGCTTCTCTTCGATACGGTTTGCACATTGACAGACATGGAGTATGTAGTTTTTCATGCTAATATAGATGCCGAGGGTCCAGAAGCTCATCAG GAATATTATATCAAGCATGTTGATGGTTCCCCTGTAAAATCAGAGGCAGAGAGACAAAGAATTATACAATGTCTTGAAGCAGCTATTGAAAGAAGAGTATCTGAG GGCTTGAAGCTAGAGTTATGCACTAAGGACAGAATTGGGCTGCTATCTGATGTTACTCGTATCTTTCGTGAAAATAGCCTTACTGTCACCAGAGCAGAAGTTACAACAAGAGCAGGCAAAGCTGTTAATACATTTTATGTTAGTGATGCATCAGGGTATCCTGTTGATGCTAAAACCATAGATTCCATCCGGCAAGCAACTGGCCAGACCATACTGAAGGTGAAAGGCAGTCCTGAAGAGTTAAAACCGGTCTCTCAGGAATCACCCACAAGGTTTCTCTTTGGAGGTCTCTTCAAATCGAGATCTTTTGTCAACTTTGGATTGGTTAAGTCGTATTCTTGA
- the LOC112326161 gene encoding uncharacterized protein LOC112326161 isoform X1, which yields MKGKGVSRDYSRRRIRSGKRTTRSLDNIVVIDVDSDDEFDNVIIIDVPESLQQKLRGSNVVREGRSFPCIISIDDDDDTVDDHEINAQGDGNLDSDGTSSHSSPASDCIGKSVYRDADGCRVAEENRPVFKLRKCNRTYPEKAPSRKRYGLDSDSESDSSEDSTSDCEVMEGSFGEVREQWEKASLKRKSKSCKGLDDQASPCSSHGDVHPNAEVENRTKQNPDPSVCSSSKNVNFEKVNTCASTSTRDGVLGGCSSSAKMENPFANYNQKGESFSRPQKSRTNENIHFHWKSDDLCGGERSMDDSSTSYNKFRTLNGLGTRFPPGPSSWSNQEKDDKQYHHRRACFQDMEQNTATGHSFPNDQSGPNLHSDDGKASVLNEDASLPDGHFLGEKHDVINSQVDSKEEYKEFTQVPSSCKILSNEAQCREKFVSYARSSEDKVVENVIASSCTTQEVSDEKSGHQKMVERAAREKSSQCHDRLGRPGTSNSAEGKEVCTDFASSSQLHHERDPLCALPGARFPYAVKDIINDREKLKETEEYKQAMEEEWAARQQQLQIQAEEAQRLRKRRKAETLRILDMERRQKQRVEEMRETQKKDEENLNIKERFRVEVRKELYRLEVTCINMASLLRGLGIHVEGGFQPLPNQVHAAYKRALLKFHPDRASKTDIRRQVEAEEKFKLISRMKEKFLSTSCY from the exons ATGAAAGGGAAGGGAGTATCGAGAGATTATTCTCGACGTAGAATTCGATCTGGAAAGAGAACGACAAGGAGTCTTGATAATATAGTTGTGATTGATGTCGATAGTGATGATGAGTTTGATAATGTTATTATCATTGATGTCCCGGAGTCTTTACAGCAGAAATTAAGAGGTTCTAATGTTGTTAGAGAAGGAAGAAGTTTTCCGTGCATAATAagcattgatgatgatgatgatacagTGGATGATCATGAAATTAATGCGCAAGGTGATGGTAACTTGGATAGTGATGGCACTTCTAGTCACAGCAGTCCTGCCTCTGATTGTATAGGGAAATCTGTTTATAGGGATGCTGATGGTTGTCGAGTTGCTGAGGAGAATAGGCCTGTGTTCAAGTTGAGAAAGTGCAATAGAACTTATCCTGAGAAAGCTCCCTCCAGAAAACGTTATGGTTTAGATTCAGATTCCGAGAGTGATTCGTCTGAAGATAGCACCTCTGACTGTGAAGTCATGGAAGGATCTTTTGGAGAGGTTCGAGAACAGTGGGAAAAGGCTTCCCTGAAGAGAAAATCCAAGTCCTGTAAAGGTCTGGATGACCAGGCTAGTCCATGCAGTTCCCACGGTGATGTTCATCCAAATGCTGAAGTAGAAAACAGAACTAAACAAAATCCAGATCCTTCTGTTTGCTCTAGTTCAAAAAATGTAAATTTTGAGAAAGTGAACACTTGTGCCTCCACTTCCACTAGAGATGGAGTTCTGGGTGGTTGTTCTTCCAGTGCCAAGATGGAAAATCCTTTTGCAAATTATAACCAGAAAGGTGAAAGCTTTTCAAGGCCACAGAAATCAAGAACAAATGAGAATATTCATTTTCATTGGAAGAGCGATGATCTTTGTGGAGGAGAGAGATCCATGGATGATAGTAGTACTTCCTATAACAAGTTTCGAACTTTAAATGGCCTTGGCACTAGGTTTCCTCCAGGGCCTTCTTCATGGTCCAATCAAGAAAAGGATGATAAACAGTATCATCATAGAAGAGCATGTTTTCAGGATATGGAACAAAACACTGCGACAGGGCATTCTTTTCCAAATGACCAAAGTGGACCTAACTTGCACTCAGATGATGGGAAAGCTAGTGTTTTGAATGAAGATGCTTCTTTACCTGATGGTCACTTTCTCGGTGAGAAACATGATGTTATTAACAGTCAAGTTGATTCAAAGGAGGAATATAAAGAATTTACTCAGGTGCCATCTAGTTGCAAGATTCTTTCAAATGAGGCACAATGCAGAGAGAAGTTTGTGTCTTATGCTCGATCATCTGAGGACAAAGTGGTTGAAAATGTTATAGCTTCTTCATGTACTACACAAGAAGTCAGTGATGAGAAATCTGGTCATCAGAAAATGGTTGAAAGAGCTGCCAGGGAAAAGTCTTCACAATGTCACGACAGACTAGGTAGGCCAGGAACATCAAATTCTGCAGAAGGAAAGGAGGTGTGTACTGATTTTGCATCCAGCAGTCAACTTCATCACGAAAGGGATCCGTTATGTGCTTTACCTGGTGCTCGTTTTCCTTATGCTGTAAAGGATATAATCAATGACCGAGAAAAGCTCAAGGAGACTGAAGAATACAAACAAGCAATGGAAGAAGAATGGGCTGCTAGACAGCAGCAGCTACAGATTCAG GCAGAAGAGGCTCAGAGATTGcggaagagaagaaaagctgAAACTTTGCGTATTTTGGACATGGAGAGAAGGCAAAAACAGCGTGTGGAAGAAATGAGAGAGACACAAAAGAAG GATGAAGAGAATTTGAACATCAAGGAGAGATTTCGTGTTGAAGTAAGGAAGGAGCTTTATAGATTGGAGGTTACCTGCATTAACATGGCATCCTTACTTCGTGGCTTGGGAATCCATGTGGAAGGTGGTTTCCAACCCTTGCCAAATCAG GTGCATGCAGCTTATAAGCGAGCCTTGCTAAAATTTCATCCTGACCGCGCGTCAAAAACTGACATTCGTCGGCAAGTTGAGGCTGAGGAAAAATTTAAGCTTATTTCCCGCATGAAGGAGAAATTTTTGTCCACTTCATGTTACTAG
- the LOC127903887 gene encoding ACT domain-containing protein ACR4-like isoform X1: MLEVNMSFSNDLDDEYEKLFRRLNPPRVVIDNEACKNATVIRVDSANKHGKLLEVVQVLTDLNLIITKAYVSSDGGWFMDVFNVTDQDGNKVTDEAILDYITKSLGTESCFTSSMGSFGVKQSIDHTAIELTGSDRPGLLSEVSAVLAHLKCNVLNAEVWTHNMRAAAVMQVTDDETGSAITDPEKLSRVKELLCNVLKGSNKYRGARTVVSHGVTHTERRLHQMMFADRDYERANNDVLDEKQRPNVSVVNWYEKDYSVITIRSKDRPKLLFDTVCTLTDMEYVVFHANIDAEGPEAHQEYYIKHVDGSPVKSEAERQRIIQCLEAAIERRVSEGLKLELCTKDRIGLLSDVTRIFRENSLTVTRAEVTTRAGKAVNTFYVSDASGYPVDAKTIDSIRQATGQTILKVKGSPEELKPVSQESPTRFLFGGLFKSRSFVNFGLVKSYS; encoded by the exons ATGCTGG AGGTCAACATGAGCTTTTCAAATGATCTGGATGATGAATATGAGAAGCTCTTTAGGAGATTGAATCCACCGAG GGTTGTGATTGATAATGAAGCTTGCAAGAATGCTACTGTTATAAGG GTTGACAGTGCTAACAAACATGGAAAACTTCTTGAAGTTGTTCAAGTCCTCACTGATCTAAACCTTATCATAACCAAAGCTTACGTATCCTCTGATGGTGGATGGTTCATGGATg TTTTTAATGTTACGGATCAAGATGGAAACAAGGTTACCGATGAAGCAATTCTAGATTATATTACAAAG TCGTTAGGGACAGAATCTTGCTTTACATCTTCCATGGGATCTTTTGGGGTTAAACAATCTATAGATCACACTGCAATTGAGTTAACAGGAAGTGACAGACCAGGGCTGCTATCTGAAGTGAGTGCTGTCCTCGCCCATTTAAAATGCAATGTATTGAATGCAGAGGTCTGGACACACAATATGCGGGCAGCAGCCGTGATGCAAGTAACTGATGATGAAACCGGGTCAGCAATTACTGACCCAGAGAAGCTATCGAGGGTCAAGGAACTTCTTTGTAATGTACTGAAGGGCAGTAACAAATATAGGGGAGCTAGGACTGTCGTGTCTCATGGGGTCACCCATACTGAGAGAAGGCTTCACCAAATGATGTTTGCTGATAGGGATTATGAACGAGCTAACAATGATGTATTGGATGAGAAGCAAAGACCTAATGTGAGTGTGGTGAATTGGTATGAGAAGGACTACTCAGTGATAACTATAAGAAGTAAAGATAGACCAAAGCTTCTCTTCGATACGGTTTGCACATTGACAGACATGGAGTATGTAGTTTTTCATGCTAATATAGATGCCGAGGGTCCAGAAGCTCATCAG GAATATTATATCAAGCATGTTGATGGTTCCCCTGTAAAATCAGAGGCAGAGAGACAAAGAATTATACAATGTCTTGAAGCAGCTATTGAAAGAAGAGTATCTGAG GGCTTGAAGCTAGAGTTATGCACTAAGGACAGAATTGGGCTGCTATCTGATGTTACTCGTATCTTTCGTGAAAATAGCCTTACTGTCACCAGAGCAGAAGTTACAACAAGAGCAGGCAAAGCTGTTAATACATTTTATGTTAGTGATGCATCAGGGTATCCTGTTGATGCTAAAACCATAGATTCCATCCGGCAAGCAACTGGCCAGACCATACTGAAGGTGAAAGGCAGTCCTGAAGAGTTAAAACCGGTCTCTCAGGAATCACCCACAAGGTTTCTCTTTGGAGGTCTCTTCAAATCGAGATCTTTTGTCAACTTTGGATTGGTTAAGTCGTATTCTTGA
- the LOC18109460 gene encoding uncharacterized protein LOC18109460 gives MNSGKGAASSKTETEDEGINGTGIAAAIGAVAGAALLAWGIGSALFSSPEPDAGKTMKAPGRDHRMPRADFERDPKGYFKDLRK, from the coding sequence ATGAATAGCGGTAAAGGTGCAGCAAGTTCTAAGACTGAAACAGAAGATGAAGGCATCAATGGAACTGGAATAGCCGCTGCTATTGGTGCTGTGGCAGGAGCAGCTCTTTTGGCCTGGGGTATTGGCAGTGCTCTCTTCTCAAGCCCAGAACCTGATGCCGGGAAGACAATGAAAGCTCCTGGAAGGGATCATCGCATGCCCAGGGCTGACTTTGAACGAGACCCAAAAGGCTATTTCAAAGACCTGCGCAAGTAG